In the Engystomops pustulosus chromosome 2, aEngPut4.maternal, whole genome shotgun sequence genome, one interval contains:
- the SMAD9 gene encoding mothers against decapentaplegic homolog 9, which translates to MHSSTPISSLFSFTSPAVKRLLGWKQGDEEEKWAEKAVDSLVKKLKKKKGAMEELEKALSSPGQPSKCITIPRSLDGRLQVSHRKGLPHVIYCRVWRWPDLQSHHELKPLECCEFPFGSKQKDVCINPYHYRRVETPVLPPVLVPRHSEFNTDLSLLAKFRNTSLNNEPLMPHNATFPESFQQPLCTPFPSSPNIFHHSPNTIGYPDSPRSSSEPGSPYQITDTPPPPYNPPEVHGNQNRNSGDSTDCQLVLPITNRDFRPVCYEEPLHWCSVAYYELNNRVGETFQASSRSVLIDGFTDPSNNKNRFCLGLLSNVNRNSTIENTRRHIGKGVHLYYVGGEVYAECLSDSSIFVQSRNCNYQHGFHPATVCKIPSGCSLKIFNNQLFAQLLSQSVNQGFEVVYELTKMCTIRMSFVKGWGAEYHRQDVTSTPCWIEIHLHGPLQWLDKVLTQMGSPHNPISSVS; encoded by the exons ATGCACTCCAGCACCCCGATCAGTTCCTTGTTCTCCTTCACTAGCCCTGCTGTTAAGCGACTGCTCGGCTGGAAGCAAGGAGATGAGGAGGAAAAATGGGCAGAAAAAGCAGTGGATTCACTCGTGAAGAAGCTGAAGAAGAAGAAGGGTGCGATGGAGGAACTTGAGAAGGCACTGAGTTCACCAGGACAGCCAAGTAAATGTATCACTATCCCGCGTTCACTGGACGGGAGGCTGCAGGTGTCACATCGCAAGGGTCTTCCACATGTCATCTACTGCCGCGTCTGGAGGTGGCCCGATCTTCAGTCACATCATGAATTAAAACCACTTGAATGCTGCGAGTTTCCTTTTGGATCAAAACAGAAGGATGTATGCATAAATCCGTACCATTACCGCAGAGTGGAAACTCCag TTCTTCCTCCTGTACTGGTTCCGAGGCATAGTGAATTCAACACTGACCTCAGTCTTCTCGCCAAGTTCCGAAATACATCCCTGAACAATGAACCACTGATGCCGCACAACGCGACCTTCCCTGAGTCCTTTCAGCAACCACTATGCACTCCGTTCCCTTCGTCACCCAACATCTTCCACCACTCACCAAACACTATAGGCTACCCCGATTCCCCCAGAAGTTCTTCTGAGCCAGGAAGCCCCTACCAGATCACAG ATACCCCTCCACCACCGTACAACCCGCCCGAGGTTCATGGGAACCAAAACAGAAACTCTGGGGACTCAACGGATTGTCAACTAGTCTTACCAATAACAAACAGAG ATTTCCGTCCTGTGTGCTATGAAGAACCACTACACTGGTGTTCTGTTGCTTACTACGAGCTGAACAATCGTGTGGGGGAGACATTCCAGGCTTCGTCCCGCAGTGTTCTCATCGATGGGTTCACAGATCCCTCCAATAACAAGAATAGGTTTTGTTTAGGACTTCTATCCAATGTCAACCGGAACTCAACGATTGAAAACACCCGCCGGCACATCGGCAAAG GGGTCCATCTGTATTATGTTGGTGGCGAGGTTTATGCAGAGTGTCTAAGTGACAGCAGCATATTTGTACAAAGCCGAAACTGTAACTACCAGCATGGCTTCCACCCGGCAACTGTGTGCAAGATACCCAGCGGATGCAGCTTGAAGATATTCAATAACCAGCTGTTTGCTCAGCTGCTCTCTCAGTCGGTTAACCAAGGGTTTGAAGTGGTGTACGAGCTCACCAAAATGTGCACTATACGGATGAGCTTTGTCAAG GGTTGGGGAGCAGAGTATCACCGCCAAGACGTCACTAGCACTCCATGCTGGATTGAGATCCATCTCCACGGTCCATTGCAATGGCTGGACAAGGTCCTGACTCAGATGGGCTCCCCCCATAATCCCATCTCCTCCGTATCATAA